One Solea solea chromosome 5, fSolSol10.1, whole genome shotgun sequence genomic window carries:
- the si:ch211-107o10.3 gene encoding retinol dehydrogenase 13, translating to MQNHLEVIKDFAETHVVALSLAFVAGASVLGFRRWMAGNVCRSKVRLDGKTVLITGANTGIGKETALDMAHRGARVILACRDMTRARIAADEIRQKSGNGNVVVKKLDLASLQSVRDLAKDIQESEERLDILINNAGIMMCPKWQTKDGFEMQFGVNHLGHFLFTNCLLDLLKKSTPSRIVIVSSLAHEKGQIHFDDINLDKDYTPDKSYRQSKLANVLFGRELAARLQGTGVTVYSLHPGVIRTELGRHFFPNLALWKRIIAIPLAMLIKTPWEGAQTTIYCAVDESLANDSGLYYSDCAPKKPAPQALDDAAAKKLWDLSASMVGLA from the exons GTGCCAGTGTGCTGGGCTTCCGTAGGTGGATGGCTGGGAATGTGTGCCGGAGCAAGGTCAGACTGGATGGGAAAACAGTCCTGATCACAGGAGCCAACACTGGCATTGGGAAGGAGACGGCCCTGGACATGGCCCATCGGG GGGCCAGAGTGATCCTAGCCTGCAGGGACATGACGAGAGCCCGCATCGCCGCTGATGAGATCAGGCAGAAGAGTGGGAACGGCAATGTGGTGGTGAAAAAACTGGACCTGGCCTCACTGCAGTCTGTCAGAGACCTAGCCAAAGACATCCAGGAGAGCGAGGAACGCTTGGACATCCTTATCAACAATGCAG GCATCATGATGTGTCCTAAGTGGCAGACAAAGGATGGCTTTGAAATGCAGTTCGGTGTCAACCATCTGGGACACTTCCTCTTCACCAACTGTCTCCTTGACCTGCTGAAGAAGTCGACTCCAAGTCGAATTGTCATTGTCTCCAGCCTAGCACACGAGAAAG GTCAAATTCACTTTGATGACATCAACCTGGATAAAGACTACACACCTGACAAGAGCTACCGCCAAAGCAAGCTGGCCAATGTGCTCTTCGGCAGAGAACTGGCTGCAAGACTGCAAG GAACTGGTGTGACAGTGTACAGCCTTCACCCCGGGGTCATCCGCACAGAGTTAGGCCGCCATTTCTTTCCTAACTTAGCGCTGTGGAAGAGGATCATAGCGATTCCATTGGCAATGCTTATAAAAACTCCCTGGGAAGGAGCCCAGACCACCATCTACTGCGCTGTGGACGAGAGCCTGGCAAATGACAGCGGCCTCTACTACAG TGACTGTGCCCCTAAAAAGCCGGCACCACAGGCCCTGGACGATGCTGCAGCCAAGAAGCTGTGGGACCTCAGTGCGTCCATGGTTGGTCTGGCGTAA